A section of the Streptomyces xinghaiensis S187 genome encodes:
- a CDS encoding Fur family transcriptional regulator, which translates to MVTTDWQSDLRKRGYRLTPQRQLVLEAVDKLEHATPDEILTEVRRTAGGVNISTVYRTLELLEELGLVSHAHLGHGAPTYHLADRHHHLHLVCRDCSEVIEADLSVADAFTARLRETFGFETDMKHFAIFGRCAACSAGTPGADGDTDGDAAAGTAGPAAVTTAPDAPGGTTARVSRHRGADGPEAGP; encoded by the coding sequence GTGGTGACCACCGACTGGCAGAGCGATCTACGGAAGCGCGGCTACCGGCTGACCCCGCAGCGCCAGCTCGTGCTGGAGGCCGTGGACAAGCTGGAGCACGCGACCCCGGACGAGATCCTCACCGAGGTGCGCCGCACCGCCGGGGGCGTCAACATCTCCACCGTCTACCGCACGCTGGAGCTCCTGGAGGAGCTGGGCCTGGTCAGCCACGCGCACCTGGGGCACGGTGCGCCGACGTACCACCTCGCCGACCGGCACCACCATCTGCACCTGGTCTGCCGGGACTGCTCGGAGGTGATCGAGGCCGATCTCTCCGTCGCGGACGCCTTCACGGCGCGGCTGCGGGAAACCTTCGGCTTCGAGACCGATATGAAGCACTTCGCCATCTTCGGCCGGTGCGCGGCCTGTTCGGCGGGGACGCCCGGCGCGGACGGGGACACGGACGGGGACGCGGCCGCCGGCACGGCCGGGCCCGCCGCCGTCACCACCGCCCCCGACGCCCCCGGCGGGACCACCGCGCGGGTCTCCCGCCACCGCGGGGCGGACGGTCCGGAGGCCGGGCCGTAG
- a CDS encoding ATP-binding protein, whose amino-acid sequence MRQASSLDVTDGAELRTYRTRLVAVPQRFALARRSVGAQLRLWGYDGLVDSAAMCVTELLANVHRHVSSHECGLTLQALPEGVRISVSDRSPALPVAEEEPDWHAERGRGLFLLSRTADRWGSERTPTGKEVWVLLLDPDAAPPGA is encoded by the coding sequence ATGAGGCAGGCGTCGTCACTGGACGTGACGGATGGCGCGGAGCTGCGGACGTACCGGACGAGGCTGGTCGCGGTGCCGCAGCGCTTCGCGCTGGCCCGCAGGTCCGTCGGGGCGCAGCTGCGGCTCTGGGGCTACGACGGCCTGGTCGACTCCGCCGCCATGTGCGTCACCGAACTGCTGGCCAACGTCCACCGGCATGTCAGCTCGCACGAGTGCGGCCTGACGCTGCAGGCGCTGCCCGAGGGGGTGCGGATCTCCGTCAGCGACCGCTCGCCCGCCCTGCCCGTCGCGGAGGAGGAGCCGGACTGGCACGCGGAGCGCGGGCGCGGCCTGTTCCTGCTGAGCCGCACCGCCGACCGCTGGGGCTCCGAGCGGACACCGACCGGCAAGGAGGTCTGGGTCCTGCTCCTGGACCCGGACGCCGCTCCTCCCGGGGCGTGA
- a CDS encoding FABP family protein encodes MIEIPSDLHPDLVPLAFLLGDWEGAGVHDFPGAEKCNFGQEVTFAHDGRDFLEYTSHTWELDAEGKKVRPLESEKGFWRIDKERKVEVVMVRQDGVVEVWYGELADQKPQIDLATDAVARTAASGPYSGGKRLYGYVKSDLMWVGEKATPEVELRPYMSAHLKKVVDPSTWAKDLGDLPDDGIAFFK; translated from the coding sequence ATGATCGAAATCCCGTCCGACCTGCACCCCGACCTCGTCCCCCTCGCCTTCCTCCTCGGCGACTGGGAGGGCGCGGGCGTCCACGACTTCCCGGGCGCGGAGAAGTGCAACTTCGGCCAGGAGGTGACCTTCGCCCACGACGGCCGGGACTTCCTGGAGTACACCTCGCACACCTGGGAGCTCGACGCGGAGGGGAAGAAGGTCCGCCCGCTGGAGTCCGAGAAGGGCTTCTGGCGGATCGACAAGGAGCGCAAGGTCGAGGTCGTCATGGTCCGGCAGGACGGTGTCGTCGAGGTCTGGTACGGCGAACTGGCGGACCAGAAGCCGCAGATCGACCTGGCCACCGACGCCGTGGCCCGCACCGCCGCCTCCGGCCCGTACTCGGGCGGCAAGCGGCTCTACGGCTACGTCAAGAGCGATCTGATGTGGGTGGGCGAGAAGGCCACCCCGGAGGTCGAGCTGCGCCCGTACATGTCGGCGCATCTGAAGAAGGTCGTCGACCCGAGCACCTGGGCGAAGGACCTCGGGGACCTCCCGGACGACGGCATCGCCTTCTTCAAGTAG